A single window of Achromobacter xylosoxidans DNA harbors:
- a CDS encoding PLP-dependent aminotransferase family protein — protein sequence MDPQPLYLRLANHYRRAIQTGVLAPDQRMPSVRTLVRTHHVSLSTALQACRLLEDDGLIEARPRSGYFVLKPRRNSIPPVNEPDIRQALGAAQYVGIHDRVSDFVAKCEAHPVSANFALAAAVPDAYPMEDLKQAMIRALRQAPQVLVSPVPPQGHPELRTVLARRALANGINATPDDVIVTHGCIEALNLALRAVARPGDTIAVESPTYFGLLQILESLGMRALEIPTSPQHGLSIEALDLAFQTHGNIRAVVVVPNFQNPLGCVMPDAEKARLVALCERQQVPLIEDDTYGALTDDDTPLPAAKSWDPTGNVIYCASMHKTLAPGMRLGWLLGGRWKARIAMLKFAQSRPNEPLAQMAVAEYLGSRAYDRHLARLRRLLKTQRDQTAEVIAAHFPRGTRLSMPTGGMLLWVEMPDGRSGLEVFEAALQQGIRVAPGAMFSNSARYNHFLRISCGQRHTPEIARALVTLARIVGARQP from the coding sequence ATGGACCCGCAACCGCTATATCTCCGCCTGGCGAACCACTACCGGCGCGCCATTCAGACCGGGGTCCTGGCCCCCGACCAGCGCATGCCTTCCGTGCGCACCCTGGTGCGCACCCACCACGTCAGCCTGTCGACCGCTTTGCAGGCCTGCCGGCTGCTGGAAGACGACGGCCTGATCGAGGCCCGGCCACGGTCCGGCTATTTCGTCCTCAAGCCACGCCGCAACAGCATTCCGCCGGTCAACGAACCCGACATCCGCCAGGCGCTGGGCGCCGCCCAGTACGTCGGCATCCACGACCGCGTGTCGGACTTCGTCGCCAAATGCGAGGCCCATCCCGTCAGCGCCAATTTCGCGCTGGCCGCGGCGGTGCCGGACGCCTATCCCATGGAAGACCTGAAGCAGGCCATGATCCGCGCGCTGCGGCAGGCGCCGCAGGTGCTGGTCAGCCCGGTGCCGCCGCAGGGCCACCCGGAACTGCGCACCGTGCTGGCGCGACGCGCCCTGGCCAACGGTATCAATGCCACCCCCGACGACGTCATCGTCACGCACGGCTGCATCGAAGCGCTGAACCTGGCGCTGCGCGCGGTGGCGCGCCCGGGCGATACCATCGCCGTCGAATCGCCGACCTACTTCGGGCTGCTGCAGATCCTCGAAAGCCTGGGCATGCGCGCGCTGGAAATTCCCACCAGCCCGCAGCACGGACTGTCGATCGAAGCGCTGGACCTGGCCTTCCAGACCCACGGCAACATCCGCGCGGTGGTGGTGGTGCCCAATTTCCAGAATCCGCTCGGCTGCGTCATGCCGGATGCCGAGAAGGCGCGGCTGGTGGCCTTGTGCGAACGCCAACAAGTGCCGTTGATCGAAGACGACACCTATGGCGCGCTGACCGACGACGACACCCCGCTGCCCGCCGCCAAGTCCTGGGACCCCACCGGCAACGTCATCTACTGCGCGTCGATGCACAAGACGCTGGCGCCCGGCATGCGATTGGGCTGGCTGCTGGGCGGCCGCTGGAAGGCCCGCATCGCGATGCTGAAATTCGCGCAAAGCCGGCCCAACGAGCCGCTGGCGCAGATGGCGGTCGCCGAGTACCTGGGCTCGCGCGCCTACGACCGGCACCTGGCGCGGCTGCGCCGGCTCCTGAAGACGCAGCGCGACCAGACCGCCGAAGTCATCGCCGCGCACTTCCCGCGCGGCACCCGCCTCAGCATGCCTACCGGCGGCATGCTGCTGTGGGTCGAAATGCCGGACGGCCGCTCCGGGCTGGAAGTGTTCGAAGCCGCCCTGCAACAGGGCATCCGCGTGGCGCCCGGCGCCATGTTTTCCAACAGCGCGCGCTATAACCATTTCCTGCGCATCAGTTGTGGCCAGCGCCACACCCCCGAAATCGCGCGGGCGCTGGTGACCCTGGCGCGAATCGTGGGCGCGCGCCAGCCATGA
- a CDS encoding TIGR03862 family flavoprotein — MSASSWRVAVIGGGPAGLMAAEGLAARGIQVDVYDAMPSVGRKFLMAGRGGLNLTHSEAAAPFLARYGARAAQIEPWLRALDGDGLRAWARQLGIETFVGSSGRVFPAEMKAAPLLRAWLARLRASGVRFHMRHRWLGWPPAERPDAASLRFDTPDGVRTQAADAVVLALGGGSWAKLGSDGAWLPGLAAHGIAMAPLRAANCGFEVAWSSHFRQRHAGQPVKSVTLRCVGDAGPGPARQGEFVVTESGIEGSLVYALSALLRDRIEAAGQAVALLDLAPDWSDEKVLAAIRHPRGARSMSSHLQSRLGLTGVKAGLLRECAGADDYRDPARLGRLIKALPLVLQRTRPIDEAISTAGGVCFDALAPGLMLRQAPGVFCAGEMLDWEAPTGGYLLTACMASGVIAAEGVARFLASR; from the coding sequence ATGAGCGCGTCCTCCTGGCGCGTGGCCGTCATCGGCGGCGGGCCGGCAGGCCTGATGGCCGCCGAAGGCCTGGCCGCGCGCGGCATCCAGGTCGATGTATACGACGCGATGCCATCGGTGGGCCGCAAATTCCTGATGGCCGGCCGTGGCGGGTTGAACCTCACCCACAGTGAAGCCGCGGCGCCGTTCCTGGCGCGCTACGGCGCGCGCGCCGCGCAGATCGAACCCTGGCTGCGCGCGCTGGATGGCGATGGCCTGCGCGCCTGGGCGCGACAGCTCGGCATCGAGACCTTCGTGGGGTCGTCGGGGCGGGTCTTCCCCGCGGAAATGAAGGCCGCGCCCTTGTTGCGGGCCTGGCTGGCGCGCTTGCGAGCGAGCGGCGTACGCTTCCACATGCGTCACCGTTGGCTGGGCTGGCCGCCGGCCGAGCGGCCCGACGCGGCCAGCCTGCGCTTTGATACACCCGACGGCGTTCGCACCCAGGCGGCGGACGCCGTGGTGCTGGCGCTGGGCGGCGGAAGCTGGGCCAAACTGGGCTCCGATGGCGCGTGGCTGCCGGGACTGGCGGCGCACGGCATTGCCATGGCGCCCCTGCGGGCGGCCAATTGCGGCTTCGAGGTGGCGTGGTCCTCGCATTTTCGCCAGCGCCATGCCGGCCAGCCGGTCAAGTCGGTCACGCTGCGCTGTGTCGGCGACGCCGGACCCGGGCCGGCCCGCCAGGGCGAATTCGTGGTGACCGAGAGCGGCATCGAGGGCAGCCTGGTGTATGCGTTGTCGGCGCTTTTGCGCGACCGGATCGAAGCGGCCGGGCAGGCCGTGGCGCTGCTCGATCTGGCGCCGGACTGGAGCGACGAAAAGGTACTGGCCGCGATCAGGCATCCGCGTGGCGCGCGTTCGATGTCGAGCCACTTGCAGAGCAGGCTGGGGCTGACGGGAGTCAAGGCGGGGTTGCTGCGCGAATGCGCGGGCGCCGACGATTATCGCGACCCGGCGCGCCTGGGCCGATTGATCAAGGCCTTGCCATTGGTATTGCAGCGGACCCGTCCGATCGACGAGGCCATCAGCACGGCGGGGGGCGTGTGCTTCGACGCGTTGGCGCCCGGCCTGATGTTGCGCCAGGCGCCGGGCGTGTTCTGCGCGGGCGAGATGCTGGATTGGGAAGCCCCGACAGGCGGCTACCTGCTGACCGCGTGCATGGCCAGCGGCGTGATTGCCGCCGAGGGCGTGGCGCGGTTCCTGGCGAGCCGCTGA
- a CDS encoding DedA family protein, which produces MNPQLHQFIVDYGLWAVFGGTLLEGESVVVLAGFLSHQRLLHLPYVMLCAFAGSFLADQALFYLGRRYREHRYVRRIRAQPAFGKALAAVDRYPHGFILALRFLYGLRTVGPVALGVSQVPPMRFLALNALAAAIWALCFSLVGYLFGQTIESLLGRLHGVETKLAVAAVIGAATWLVYWWYARRRRRR; this is translated from the coding sequence ATGAATCCGCAGTTGCACCAGTTCATCGTCGACTATGGCCTGTGGGCGGTCTTCGGCGGCACCCTGCTCGAAGGGGAAAGCGTGGTGGTGCTGGCGGGTTTCCTGTCGCACCAGCGGCTGCTGCACCTGCCCTACGTGATGCTGTGCGCATTCGCGGGCTCGTTCCTGGCCGACCAGGCGCTGTTCTACCTTGGCAGGCGCTATCGCGAACATCGCTACGTGCGGCGCATCCGTGCGCAACCGGCCTTCGGCAAGGCCCTGGCCGCGGTCGACCGCTATCCGCACGGCTTCATCCTGGCGCTGCGCTTTCTCTACGGCCTGCGCACCGTGGGACCGGTGGCGCTAGGGGTCTCGCAGGTTCCGCCCATGCGCTTTCTCGCGCTCAACGCCCTTGCCGCCGCCATCTGGGCGCTGTGCTTCAGCCTGGTGGGCTATCTGTTCGGGCAGACCATCGAGTCCCTGCTCGGCCGCTTGCACGGCGTGGAAACCAAGCTGGCGGTGGCCGCCGTGATCGGCGCGGCAACCTGGCTGGTGTATTGGTGGTATGCGCGCCGCCGTCGGCGGCGCTAG